The Candidatus Palibaumannia cicadellinicola genomic sequence CAAGTGGAGCTCTCATTCAATAAATCTTTGCTAAGGATGATAACTTTGCAGTGTTCAGCTAGACGAAGCGCGAGCGATAAACCTGCCGCACCACTACCGATGATTAGTACGTCAGTGACATATTCAGTTAATGGTTGCATAACGAAAGAGTTACATTTGCTAATATACTAATACTGATGTTAACACCCAATCTCCGCAGTATAAATATTTTTTAACCTTCTATTTAACTTATCAAATGACCTAAAATCGGGGAGATAAAAAAAGTAAATTAGCATTTGGTATGGTGGCCCCTGCTGGACTTGAACCAGCGATCAAACGATTATGAGTCGCCTGCTCTAACCACTGAGCTAAGGGGCCAAACTAATAGTAAATTATAAATAGTACCGCTAAACTGGTCCATAGTTTTTTTGCTAGATTGATGATTTCTTCCTATTTAATCATCCAAAAAGCTACGCAGAACCTCAGAGCGGCTTGGATGGCGTAATTTCCGCAATGCCTTAGCTTCAATTTGCCGGATACGTTCACGAGTTACGTCAAATTGTTTACCTACTTCTTCTAATGTATGATCTGTATTCATATCTATCCCGAAACGCATACGTAGTACTTTAGCTTCACGAGCGGTCAGACCAGCCAGTACGTCATGGGTAGCAGAACGTAGGCTTTCAGAAGTAGCTGATTCTAAAGGAAGCTCTAAGGTCGTATCCTCGATAAAATCACCTAAATGTGAATCTTCATCATCCCCAATCGGTGTTTCCATAGATAAAGGTTCTTTAGCTATTTTCAGTACCTTACGAATTTTATCTTCTGGCATCAACATACGTTCTGCTAGCTCTTCTGGTGTCGGTTCTCGTCCCATTTCCTGTAGCATCTGCCGGGAAATCCTATTTAGCTTATTAATAGTCTCAATCATATGTACTGGAATGCGTATAGTACGTGCCTGATCAGCAATAGAACGAGTAATAGCCTGGCGGATCCACCAGGTAGCATAAGTAGAGAACTTATAGCCACGGCGATATTCAAATTTATCTACCGCCTTCATCAGACCAATGTTGCCTTCCTGGATCAAATCAAGAAATTGCAGACCGCGGTTAGTATATTTCTTGGCGATAGAAATAACCAACCGTAAGTTAGCTTCTACCATTTCTTTCTTGGCGCGACGAGCTTTCGCTTCACCAATTGACATGCGGCGGTTAATTTCTTTTACCTGTTCGATGCTTAGGTCAGTTTCTTCTTCTATTTGGCGTAGTTTTTGCAAGCTCTCACGTACGTCTTCATCTACTTTATGCAGTTTTTCAGACCATGGCTTGTTCATAGTAAGTGCTGTTTTGAACCAGGTTTCACTAGTTTCATTACCAGCAAATAGCTTGACAAAGTTTTTCTTCGGCATTTTGCTGATTTCGACACATAGCTTCATGATCAAACGTTCTTGAGTACGCACTCGATCCATCATAGCGCGCATGTTCTTGACGAGATAGTCAAACTGTTTTGGCACCAAATGAAACTGCTTGAAGATCTCGGATAGCTTGATAATTTCTTCTATGGCTTTGGTATGACTGCGGCCTTTGGTCTGAATAATATTACGAGTTATTTCATATTGTTCGCGTAATTCGATAAATTTCTGGTGGGCAAGTTCAGTATCGATGCTACTATCTTCGTTAGTATGATCGTCATCAACGTCCTCTTCTTCTTCGTCATCGTTGATGTCTGAAGGTAGTTCTGAACTCATATGGCGAGAGGTCGACGCTATGTCGACTTCTTCCGCATGAGCATCGACAAAGTCTGTTATGAGATCTGCTAAACGAACTTCACCAGATTTGACGCGATCATACTGTTTAAGTAGATACGTGATAGCTTCAGGATACTCAGCAACAGAAGATTGCACCTGATTAATACCATCTTCTATACGTTTCGCAATATCAATTTCACCTTCGCGGGTCAGTAGCTCTACAGTGCCCATTTCGCGCATATACATGCGAACAGGATCAGTAGTACGCCCGATTTCTGACTCTACGCTAGATAGTACCTGGGCGGCTGCTTCTACAGCATCTTCATCAGTATCGGAGGTCGTTTCAGCTAAAAGAAGGTCATCAGCGTCTGGTGCTTCTTCCATGACTTGGATGCCCATATCATTAATCATCTGGATGATATCTTCTATCTGATCAGAGTCAACAATATCTTCCGGTAAGTGGTCGTTGACCTCAGCAAAAGTCAAATAGCCTTGCTCTTTACCACGTGTGACAAGTAACTTTAGCTGTGAATGCTGGTTTTGTTCCATAACAAGGTATCCACATATCAGAGTAACATGCTCTTTTATTGATCTTTTTTTGCTAATGCTTGATTAAGCGACCAAAGTTCTTTACGCTCTTCAGCAGTCAGACCATGCGTTCGGTCAAGAGCAATAAGGGCTTCTTGGCGTTGTTCAAGTATAGAGTCGTACAGACTCGTCAATGCATCGACAAACGTTGTTTCGATCATATCTTCTATGATCATGTGGTTCCAGGTTACTAAAGTTTCAAGTTGTGAGTAAAATTTATTATTACGATAAAACTCTAACAACTGTCCTGTAGTTAACCACGGCTGTGTTTGGCAAGTTTTCACTAAGTTAATAAACAGCATTACTCCTGGCTGTTTCGCTTGCTCTAGTCCCTGAATGATCGGAACCAAGGTGGAAAGCCATGGATTTTGCACTAGTAATCCTATCAGGATACGCATAGTTGTGCATTTCATCCGCGGCTGTCGCCAAATATATGCTTGCCTTACTTTTTTATTAGGTAGCAGGAGTTTTT encodes the following:
- the rpoD gene encoding RNA polymerase sigma factor RpoD; this encodes MEQNQHSQLKLLVTRGKEQGYLTFAEVNDHLPEDIVDSDQIEDIIQMINDMGIQVMEEAPDADDLLLAETTSDTDEDAVEAAAQVLSSVESEIGRTTDPVRMYMREMGTVELLTREGEIDIAKRIEDGINQVQSSVAEYPEAITYLLKQYDRVKSGEVRLADLITDFVDAHAEEVDIASTSRHMSSELPSDINDDEEEEDVDDDHTNEDSSIDTELAHQKFIELREQYEITRNIIQTKGRSHTKAIEEIIKLSEIFKQFHLVPKQFDYLVKNMRAMMDRVRTQERLIMKLCVEISKMPKKNFVKLFAGNETSETWFKTALTMNKPWSEKLHKVDEDVRESLQKLRQIEEETDLSIEQVKEINRRMSIGEAKARRAKKEMVEANLRLVISIAKKYTNRGLQFLDLIQEGNIGLMKAVDKFEYRRGYKFSTYATWWIRQAITRSIADQARTIRIPVHMIETINKLNRISRQMLQEMGREPTPEELAERMLMPEDKIRKVLKIAKEPLSMETPIGDDEDSHLGDFIEDTTLELPLESATSESLRSATHDVLAGLTAREAKVLRMRFGIDMNTDHTLEEVGKQFDVTRERIRQIEAKALRKLRHPSRSEVLRSFLDD